In Paralcaligenes sp. KSB-10, the following are encoded in one genomic region:
- a CDS encoding tripartite tricarboxylate transporter substrate binding protein has product MRIRCACEIFINKKSWNRRQDMRALLLDAIRKISMAVFSLAAFMSVAQAQNYPTRPIKIVVAGPSGGGTDFLARLVADKLAKEFQQSVIVENRPGASGLIGTKYVRQAQPDGYTLIMGHAATHAILPLIHTDPTYDPIKDFTPISLIATAPEVLVVPAKSPIKTFADLLRLAKAKPSAATYGTPGIGQPQHILALRVMKQAGINMLHVPYNGSSPALTDLLGGRLTSMFVTPAAVMPFIHSGKIRALAVSSQTRSKIMPDVPTLEEAGLTGLYQVGWFGLFGPAHMPKPVVGTLSQAVMKIMADPAIRKQISASYMEPEGSTPEQFAAFQAAEVAKFRKIVADANVKIN; this is encoded by the coding sequence ATGCGCATACGCTGCGCATGCGAGATATTTATTAACAAAAAAAGCTGGAACAGGAGACAGGATATGAGAGCATTACTACTTGATGCAATACGAAAAATAAGTATGGCCGTGTTTTCGCTTGCTGCATTCATGAGCGTAGCCCAGGCGCAGAACTATCCAACAAGACCTATCAAAATTGTCGTAGCCGGACCATCAGGAGGAGGTACTGACTTTCTGGCCCGATTGGTGGCCGATAAGCTGGCCAAGGAATTTCAGCAATCTGTCATCGTCGAGAATCGGCCTGGCGCATCGGGCTTGATAGGAACAAAATATGTCCGGCAAGCACAGCCCGACGGCTATACCCTAATTATGGGACATGCCGCGACCCATGCCATTCTTCCTTTGATACATACCGATCCAACCTACGACCCGATCAAGGACTTCACCCCCATCAGCCTAATTGCCACGGCGCCCGAAGTCCTGGTAGTGCCGGCGAAATCGCCTATAAAGACGTTTGCCGATCTGCTCAGGCTCGCCAAGGCAAAGCCCAGTGCGGCCACCTACGGAACCCCAGGTATCGGCCAACCACAGCATATTCTGGCGCTGCGGGTGATGAAACAGGCTGGCATCAATATGCTGCATGTACCCTATAACGGCAGCAGCCCTGCCTTGACCGATTTACTAGGCGGGCGTCTGACCAGCATGTTTGTCACACCGGCCGCTGTAATGCCTTTTATCCACTCAGGAAAAATACGGGCTTTAGCGGTCAGTTCGCAAACTCGTTCAAAAATCATGCCCGACGTGCCCACACTGGAAGAAGCTGGCTTGACAGGCCTGTATCAGGTCGGCTGGTTCGGACTGTTCGGGCCTGCACATATGCCCAAGCCTGTGGTCGGTACGCTTAGCCAGGCCGTCATGAAAATCATGGCCGATCCTGCGATTCGCAAACAGATTTCGGCTTCATATATGGAGCCCGAAGGCAGCACTCCCGAACAGTTTGCAGCGTTCCAAGCTGCGGAAGTCGCGAAATTCAGAAAAATAGTGGCTGACGCCAACGTCAAAATCAATTAA
- a CDS encoding mandelate racemase/muconate lactonizing enzyme family protein, whose product MIIERAVVRQLSFPLITPYKLSMGNLHLFDPIVLELLDKEGRSGWGECLIIPGYTEETVEGSWNTAIELGERLKKVAIGQAHSIIAGYGGRYPGMASTAYAALDMLCSETPFSVDKETRVPLLAPCQAHEAHAIRDEIDALLEAGFGTLKIKVGYKWQDDLDRMSIIQGCVAGRASLRLDANQGYSNEDGQSFASRLHPQGIELLEQPCASADWEANARVAAVSTVPVMLDESIYKVSDIDRAATIPNVGYVKLKLKKIGSAQQLSAALQRIRDLGMTPVLGDGVSIELGCWMEACVAAKGISNAGEMNGFLKTRTRLFENPLPFTDGAIHLPAGYWPRIDRSVLNAHTLRMRDIY is encoded by the coding sequence ATGATTATCGAAAGAGCTGTCGTCAGACAGTTGTCGTTTCCCCTGATCACACCCTATAAGCTGTCGATGGGCAATCTGCATTTGTTCGATCCGATAGTGCTTGAATTGCTGGACAAGGAGGGGCGCTCGGGATGGGGGGAATGCTTGATCATTCCCGGCTATACCGAAGAAACGGTAGAGGGATCCTGGAATACCGCCATCGAATTGGGCGAACGGCTGAAGAAAGTGGCCATAGGCCAAGCCCATTCGATCATCGCCGGATATGGCGGCCGGTATCCAGGCATGGCAAGCACAGCTTATGCAGCCCTGGACATGCTGTGCAGCGAGACGCCCTTCAGCGTTGACAAGGAAACTCGCGTTCCCTTGCTCGCCCCGTGCCAGGCCCATGAAGCGCATGCAATACGCGACGAGATCGATGCGCTTCTGGAAGCCGGCTTCGGAACCCTGAAAATCAAGGTCGGCTATAAATGGCAGGACGACCTGGACCGCATGTCGATCATACAGGGCTGCGTTGCGGGACGAGCTAGCCTGAGACTGGATGCCAACCAGGGCTATAGCAACGAGGACGGCCAGTCTTTCGCCTCTCGTTTGCATCCTCAAGGCATAGAGCTTCTGGAACAACCATGCGCTTCTGCAGACTGGGAAGCCAATGCCCGAGTCGCGGCGGTATCGACTGTTCCTGTGATGCTGGATGAATCGATCTACAAGGTCTCGGACATCGATCGCGCAGCCACTATTCCGAATGTCGGCTATGTCAAGCTCAAACTGAAAAAAATCGGCAGCGCTCAGCAATTGAGCGCTGCTCTACAACGAATACGAGACCTGGGCATGACGCCAGTGCTGGGAGACGGCGTATCGATTGAACTTGGATGCTGGATGGAGGCCTGCGTAGCGGCCAAGGGAATTTCCAACGCAGGCGAGATGAACGGCTTTTTAAAAACGCGAACCCGTTTGTTTGAAAATCCGCTGCCCTTCACTGACGGGGCTATTCATTTGCCTGCCGGTTACTGGCCACGCATTGATCGCAGTGTTCTGAATGCGCATACGCTGCGCATGCGAGATATTTATTAA